A genomic window from Misgurnus anguillicaudatus unplaced genomic scaffold, ASM2758022v2 HiC_scaffold_29, whole genome shotgun sequence includes:
- the LOC129425714 gene encoding uncharacterized protein, which produces MAGLKPKPKLTSDTEGSVLTGNTVTLKCHIDQSTGWKFYWYNNNTQNSEKTTTETNSYTIHSVKVSDGGQYSCRAGRGKPDYYTEYSDGLLINVTAAGSSSSGPIVGLCLGLSIVFLIFFLVLLWCYKNKKLSQSPSAFSPQQNISQTSDQKQTEDGYNHLHTGEAHLYDSVNTTDNKDTSTDNVNESADLTYADIELKPRKEMKKKKEKKGNNSEGGDIVYPELKKPNDEDVAGSVDVTYAQIKRS; this is translated from the exons GATTAAAACCAAAACCTAAACTCACATCAGATACTGAAGGATCTGTACTGACAGGTAACACAGTGACTCTGAAGTGTCACATTGATCAGTCTACTGGATGGAAGTTTTACTGgtacaacaacaacacacaaaaCAGTGAGAAGACAACAACAGAAACAAACTCTTACACAATCCACAGTGTTAAAGTTTCTGATGGAGGTCAGTACAGTTGTAGAGCTGGAAGAGGAAAACCAGACTATTACACAGAATACAGTGATGGACTGTTGATAAATGTTACAG CCGCAGGGTCTTCATCTAGTGGtcctattgttggtctgtgtcTTGGTCTGAGCATCGTGTTTTTGATCTTTTTCTTGGTCCTGCTGTGGtgctacaaaaacaaaaaactctcTCAGTCTCCGTCAGCTTTCAGTCCACAGCAGAACATCAGTCAAACATCAGATCAGAAACAGACTGAAGATGGTTATAATCACCTGCATACTG GAGAGGCTCATCTTTATGACTCTGTTAATACAACAGACAATAAAGACACAAGCACAG ACAATGTAAATGAATCAGCTGATCTCACCTATGCTGATATTGAACTGAAACCTaggaaagaaatgaagaaaaagaaagagaagaaAG GGAATAACAGTGAAGGTGGTGATATTGTGTACCCTGAACTGAAGAAACCGAATGATGAAG ATGTTGCTGGATCTGTTGATGTTACTTATGCTCAGATTAAAAGATCATAG